The Paenibacillus polymyxa M1 DNA segment TTAATGGGCTTGTCCATTGTGCTACACGGCTCCGATTTGACCTGAAGGATTCACGAAAAGCCGAAAGAGAAGCGCTTGAGAAACACGAGGGAGTCATTACTGTTGTTGAAAGCGGAGGACAATTTCAAGTCGTGATTGGCAGCCATGTTGCCTATGTATATACGGAAATCATGAAAAACATGGATTTTGGGTCAGACGCCTCTACGGCTCACGAATCCAGCGGAAAAAAGACATCCGTCATATCCACAATCTTTGAGGTTATTTCCGGCAGCTTCTCCCCGTTGATTCCGGCGATGGCAGGCTCGGGGATGCTGAAAGCCCTCTTGACGGTTTTGACCTTGCTGGGCTGGATGTCTGCAACAAGTGATACCTATCTGATCCTGTCTGCTGCCGGGAATGCTGTATTTTACTTCTTGCCGATTTTACTAGGGATTACGCTCGGTATAAAGCTGAAAGCGAATCCTTATGTAGCTGGTGTGATCGGTGCAGCTCTCCTGGAACCCAACTTTACGGGACTGATGGACAAAGGTTCTGATGTATCGTTTTTGGGAATACCGGTGGTCATGATGAACTACTCAGCGAGTGTTTTTCCGATATTCATATCTATCAGCATCTATGCGTTGGTAGACAAGTTTTTGAAGAAGATCATTCTTAAGGATTTGCAGCTGTTTTTAGTTCCGATGCTGGCTTTAATGATTATGGTTCCGCTATCTGCCATCGCATTTGGACCGTTCGGTACAACGGTAGGAGATTGGATTTCTTCGGGTGTGACATGGTTAATCGGTGTAAGCGGCATTTTATCAGGAATTGTGCTTGGCGGTTTTATGACCTTTATGGTCGTCTTCGGACTTCACTGGGGCTTTACCCCGATCACGATTCAAAATATCGGTGTTGGCGGTGATCCGATTGAGGCTATGGCGGCTGCGGCTGTATTTGCTCAAATTGGTGTCGCATTCGGTATCTTCCTGAAGGCGAAAAAAGATAAAACACTTAGAACCCTTGCGGGTTCCACGAGTATTACAGGCTTGCTGGCGGGTGTAACAGAGCCGATTGTGTATGGTCTGGTGCTTCGCTTTAAACGAGTCATTCCAATTGTCATTATCGCAGGGGCTATAGGCGGTGCCATCAATGGACATTTTGGAGTGAAAATGACGGCTTATGTGTTTCACAACATTTTTGCGATTCCGGTCTATACGCCGACCTTGGTTTACGTAATTGCCATCGCATGCTCGTTCGCGGTAGCCACGGTGCTGACTCTTATTTTTGGCTATGAAAGCAAGGTGAAGGGGGAGACGGCAGCAACCGTTGAGACCACTAAGACGGAAGAACCTCTACTAGCTGTTACAGCAACTAAGGCTGTTGACATCAAGAAAGAAACGATCTACAGCCCGATCACAGGCAAGACGACACCACTGAGCCAAGTGAATGATTCGGCATTTTCTACAGGGGCAATGGGAAAAGGCTTAGCCATTGAACCGTCTATCGGTGAGGTCGTAGCGCCCATAGATGGAGTTGTAACGTCGCTGTTCCCTACAGGACATGCCATCGGTTTGACTTCCAAGGCGGGTACGGAGATATTAATTCATATTGGAATTAACACCGTCGCGTTGAAAGGAAAGCATTTTAATCCGGTCGTTCAAGAGGGAGATATCGTAAAACAAGGGGACTTGTTAATCCAATTTGACAGAGAGCAGATTATAGAAGCAGGGTACGAAATCGTAACCCCTGTCATCGTCACCCTGACGAAACATAAAGTGGACGTATTTGAGACCAATCAGGAGCAGGTTCAGAAAAATGAAGTATTGCTAACTTTGGTGGTGTAATACAGGAAAGCTCATCATCACGTACATGAAGCGAAATTAGAAGGATATAACGATAACTGGAGGAACTAGATCATGAAACATAATCAATTGAAGGCATTTCCTGAAAATTTTTTCTGGGGAGGTTCAACTTCCGCTTATCAAGTAGAGGGTGCATGGGACGAAGATGGAAAAGGCCCCTCTGTCATTGACATGGCTAACCATGTTGAAGGGGTGACTGATTTTAAGGTAACCAGTGATCATTACCATATGTTCAAAGAGGACGTAGCTCTGATGGCTGAAATGGGCTTTAAGGCGTATCGCTTCTCGATCGCTTGGACACGCATCTATCCACAAGGCGCGGGTGAAGTCAATCCGAAGGGAATTGCATTTTACAGCTCATTGATTGACGAATTAATTAAATATGGTATTGAACCGATTGTTACCATGTATCATTTTGATCTGCCCTATGCGCTTGAACAACAAGGCGGATGGTCCAAAAGGGAAACGATTGATGCCTTCGAGCAGTATGCCAAAACGTTGTTTGAAAACTTTGGGGACAGGGTGAAATACTGGCTAACCATTAATGAGCAGAACATGCTGATTCTCCATCCCGGTTCTATTGGTACATTGGATACTAGCCTGGAAAATCCGCAAAAGGTACTGTATCAGCAAAATCATCATATGTTAGTCGCGCAGGCGAAGGCGATGGTGTTGTGTCACGAGATGCTGCCTGACGCGAAAATTGGACCAGCACCGAATATTGGGGTCATTTATCCAGCCAGTTCCAAGCCGGAAGATACGCTGGCGGCTGATAACTATGCAGCCATTCGCAACTGGCTTTACCTGGATATGGCTGTATTTGGTCGCTACAACCACATTGCCTGGAGCTATTTGGTCGAGAAGGGTTATGAGCCTGTTATTGAAGAAGGGGATATGGATATATTAGCGAAAGGAAATCCAGATTTTATCGCCTTTAACTATTACACCTCCCAAACCGTAGGGGAAAGTTTGGATGATGGAAATGATTTTTCACATACAGGCGATCAGCACGAAATTGTGGGTGAACCTGGAGCATATCGAGGTTCTGTGAACCCCAACCTGCAAACGACAGAGTTTGGTTGGGAGATTGATCCGGTTGGTTTTAGAACCACATTACGCCAGATATATTCTCGCTACCGCCTGCCTTTAATCGTGACAGAGAACGGCTTGGGCGCTTTTGACAAGCTGGAAGAAGGAGATGTAGTGAACGATCCTTATCGTATTGACTTCTTCAAGAAACATATCGAGCAGATTCAATTGGCTATTACAGACGGCGTAGAAGTGTTCGGTTTCTGTCCGTGGTCAGCGATTGATCTGGTTAGTACCCATCAGGGCTCCAGTAAGCGTTACGGATTCATCTATGTGGATCGTGAGGAATTTGATCTCAAAGATCTGCGCCGCATTCGTAAACAAAGCTTCTACTGGTATCAAAAGCTGATCGCTACAAACGGTGAAATTCGTTAATTAATGTAGCAGTGAAAAGCACCTCCTTGAAATGGATGTTACCATTTTAAGGGGGTGTTTCTATTCCCTTTTCCAGGAGGGTGATCATATATTATATAATAGAAGAAACAATAAACGGAAAGGACATCATGCATTGACCTTACAACAATTAAAATATGTCATCGAGGTTGCCAATCGTGGCTCCATGAATGAGGCGGCGAAGCGGTTGTTCATTTCCCAGCCCAGTCTGTCGAACGCGATTCGCGATCTGGAGGAAGAAATTCATATCACCATTTTTGAGCGTACTAATAAAGGCATTTCTTTATCCAAGGAAGGCGTGGAATTTCTAGGTTATGCGCGTCAGGTCGTTGAGCAGGCGGAGTTGCTGGAAAGTCGCTATTTGGATGCCAAGCCTTCACCACAGCATTTTGCTGTGTCTACGCAGCATTATGCTTTTGCAGTGAATGCATTCGTAAATCTGGTGAATCAATATGGACAGGATGAATATGAGCTGGCTTTGCGGGAGACCAAAACCCATGAAATCATACAGGATGTCAAAAGCCTACGCAGTGAGATCGGAATCCTGTATCTGAACGAATTTAACGCCAAAGTCATCAACAAGCTGCTAAAAGATGCAAATCTGCAATTCAACAGCCTGTTTACGGCTAAGCCGCATATATTTATCAGTGCCAATAACCCGCTATCCCGGCAGTCTATCGTGACCATTGACCAACTTCATCCTTACCCATATCTGTCTTTTGAACAAGGGGAGTACAATTCCTTTCACTTCTCCGAGGAGATTCTGAGTACATTGTCGCACCCCAAAAGCATTCGCGTCAATGACCGGGCCACCCTTTTTAATCTGCTCATTGGCTTGAACGGCTATACCATTTCTACCGGAGTGATTAGTGCGGATCTGAACGGTAACGAAATTATTTCCGTCCCCCTGGAGTGTGATGAGTCTATTAATGTGGGATGGATTTGCCATAAAAACGTCGCGCTCTCCAAGCTGGCCACAGTCTATGTAGAAGCGTTGCATGAGGCAATAGGGGAATAAAAAAGTTTGATATAGCCTTAGGCTATAACTAGCTATAGTTTATTGGAGTTACCTTATAGCTGAAAATGTATGTTATCTTTCTTACAACAACTTCACTACTGAAGCGAAAAAGGAGATAACCCTAATGAGCAGCATCCTTGACAATGCATCCCAACGTAAAGTGACCCCTTTTAGACATGATATGGTTGGCAGCTTTTTGCGCCCGCAAGCGATTAAAGACGCCCGAATTCAATTTCAAAATAATGAAATCTCTGCGGACGAGCTGAGAAAGATTGAAGATGAAGAAATTATCAAACTGGTGGAAAAGCAAAAATCCGTAGGCCTTCAAGCCGTGACGGATGGGGAATTCAGACGTTCCTGGTGGCATCTTGATTTTATGTGGGGACTGGACGGCGTGGAAAAGGTACAGCTTGCAAACGGCTACCAATTCCAAGGTGTGGAAACAAGAGCGGAAACCGCACGTTTGTCCGGTAAAATTGGACATTCCCGTCATCCTTTCATTGAAGATTTTAAATTCCTGAAGCAAGTAGCAGGAGAGGATGCCATTGCTCGCCAAACGATTCCGGCACCTGCGCAGTTCCTGGCTGAGCTGTTGCGTGGAGAAAATAAAGAATCAACCGATACGTATTACAGCAATCTGGATGAACTGGTGACGGACATTGCCAAAGCCTACAAATCCGTGATCCAAGCGCTCTATAATGAAGGCTGCCGCAGCCTGCAACTGGATGATTGCACATGGGGCATGCTCTGTGATAAAAACTATTGGGAAGCTAGACAGCATGCGGGTGAAAATGTGGAAGATACTAAAAAGCTGTTCGCTCGCGTGAATCAGGAAACTGTGAAGGATCTTCCAGCCGATTTGGTCGTTACAACCCACGTATGCCGTGGTAACTATCATTCCACCTGGGCATCTTCTGGCGGCTATGAACCTGTAGCCGAAACCCTGTTCGGCATCGATAACATCGACGGCTACTATCTCGAATTCGATACCGACCGCGCAGGTGATTTTACACCGCTTAAGCATCTGAAAGATGAAAAACAAGTCGTTCTGGGCCTCGTTTCCTCCAAAACGGGTGAGCTGGAAGACAAGCAAACGGTCATCAACCGTATTAAGGAAGCAACTCAATTCGTGGACATCAACCACATCTGCCTTAGCCCGCAATGCGGCTTTGCTTCCACAGAAGAGGGCAATATTCTGACAGAAGAGCAGCAGTGGAAAAAGCTTGCTTTCATAAAAGAGATTGCGGACGAGATCTGGAAGTAAGAGTTTAGGGGAATTGAATTGGAGAGATTCGTGATTACTAAAACACGCCACTTTGGTCATACCCCTGTCAAGTAGACAGAACTAAAAAGACATCTTTAAGCAGCAACCGTTTCTCGGTATTCAATCGGGGAACGGTTGTTTAATTTTTTCTGAAATCTATTTTCATTATAAAAAGAAATGTACTCCCGTACGTGTTGTTCTACCTCCGCTAGGGTTCCGGGTTTCGTTAAATAAATCCTCTCTGTTTTAAGATGGGAGAAAAAGGATTCTATACAGGCATTGTCTAGGCAATTTCCACGCCTTGAATGGCTCCCAAGCATTCCAAGCCGCTTAAGCTTGCGGTTAAACGGCTTGGAGGTATACTGAAAACCCTGGTCTGAATGGAGAATGACACCCTCCATGTTCACGTTCTTACTTAGAACGTCTAGCGTCTCGCTAACTAGAGCAAGGTCATTTCGTTCCGAAAGACGCCAAGCCACGATTTCATTGTTAAACAGATCTTGAATGACAGAGAGATATACAAACCGCTCTCCAGCTCGTATGTATGTAATATCGGTAACCAGCTTGGATAAAGGAGAATCTGCCTGAAATTGTCGATCTAATCGGTTGGCATTTACCACAGATGCCTGTTTGCCAAAAAAGCGCCGTTTCTTTCGAATGACGGAACGGATCCCTAATTTCTTCATTAGGCGGTACACCTTTTTGTGATTGACCAAGATACCTTCTCTACGTAAAGCAACGGTCATCCGCAGATAACCAAAATAGGGATGGACCCGGTGGATCGACAACATATGCGATTCCAGAAGCTCTTCTTCTTGCTTACGCTGCTGGGTTGTTTGCTGAGTCTTTCTCCATTTATAATATCCTGCCCGAGAAACATGGGCTAATTCAAGTAACCATTTCAACGAATATCGTGTTCGCATTCCCTCAATAATTTCAAACCTCGCTTCTTTCCTCGTCACTCCTTGTGTAGATTTGGATACTGCTTTTTTAAATATTCAATCTCCGCCCGTAGATACGCCATCTCCTCTTCCATACTGGAAAATTTCGTTTTGGGTCGTCCCTGCCTTGTGGTCGTTGGCTGGAGGTTCTCCCCCGCTCGATGTTTCATCACCCAGCTTTGCACTTGGGATTTATTACGAATGTCCAATTGTTTCGTCACTTCACGAATACTCATATGTTCTTCGTTCACCAACCGGACTGCCTCCATCTTTACATCTAAGGAGTATTGCCGGAATGATTGTCCCTTTTTAGCCATGAAAAATCCCCTCCGTTCAACAAGATTAAGTCCATCTTAACAGATGTCTTTTCTCTCTTGTCTACTAGAAGGGGATAATACCACTTGAGCGCGTGTTTTTTATTTGAAAACCTACCTACAGCACCTATAAAATATGCACTAATCACTAGTAATAATCCAAACGTTTTAATCACCACCACATTAGAAAGACAAAAACCTTATAGACTTCTATAAACTAACGAGCAACGCATAGCAGAAGCTAACACTGGAGCAGGAGAATGAGCAGCAAACGGAAATTAACGACGTGTCGATAGAAATCATACAAGTTTTAAGCACACGACGATATGCTGGAACAAAATGATGATAACCTATTTAATTCGTCGGTGGAGAAGATCACGATTCTCTCACCAACTCATTTTTCATTAAGAAATTTCTGAACATGAAATTTAAATGTTGTAAAAAATTCTATTTAATTAATAAGAATAACAAGAAATAGGTCAATCATGGTGATATCTAACCATAATCGACCTATTCAAACGTAACGGAATAGAGTGATTTAGGGAATCAAATTTAAGCATTGATGTGTGTATAATCAAAATGGCGAAATCTTTATAAAGGCATTACTCGAGTTAGGCCACTTGGACTTAGACGCCCGACTTATTCGGCACTGGGTGGAGTCTATTCATCACGTGCTAACATGAACTAGAAAAACACTACTCTTTTAGCGTTTCAAAAAATTCAGATATATTTGAGGCGACCTTTTGTGTCATAGGAGAAAACTCCTCCGACTCTTCATGAAACCAAATAACTATAGTAGGCTCTTCCGTTTCTCTAAAATCCAAACAAATTAAATCCCCTGAAAAAAGCGCTGCAATAGGAACTACATTCATCCCCACTAAATCTTCATTATCAGTTAATCTATCACCTATTTGAGTAATAATAACTTCAATATCATACCATCCATTAATAGGATCAGATTCAATATCATTCAATATACAAAGAAATTTTTCAATTATATATTCATGATGGTTAAAACTAAACACATTTGTGACAGGTACAACTCCATTATTTTCCTTAATAAAAAACCTATAAGTTTTAGGAAATGAGACTCTCAAGCTTCGCTCAACCACATTTAATAATTCGTCGGTTGGCAATGGAAAAACAATTGTATTGACATCCAATCTCACTTTTTTCACTCCCTATTCTTATCTTTTAGCATGCGCCCAACCACCGGGAGCTCTTACACCCTTATGATTTATGAAATTATGTATTCCAAAAGGTACTAATTCCATTCTATCGTCAATTTCGGAATTATTTCATATTGTTCCAGGCATACATGTTCCACCTGGAAGTTGTGAATCAAGCCATTAGAACTGTTTAGGATCAAATTTCTTCAAATAGTCTTTCTGCATAAACCGTAACAAAGTCATCTAATAGTTCATCAAACTTTTTATTACCTGACAAGAAATACTGAAATTATCAAGTATAGATTTTATAGTTTGAAAGAACATGGCAGTTTTAATTTATATAAGCCGACTTTATTAGGTCAGCTATACGTTTCATGCCAATTTGCTACGATAATTAGAATTAAGCTTATATACAATGAGAACAAAAAAAGTCCCTAACTCTCAAGAAAGCAAGAATTAAGGACCATCCTATTGTAATTTTAAAGGTGAGGAGGAGTTAGACCTCCATCTCCTTCTTGACGGGAAGGTATTTTCATTAAACTATCACCATACACAGAAAGGATTGAGACCTTCATTCTCCCGCGTGAAAGGCGGGCACTTTAATTAAGCTACTGTGTAAGAAAATTGTACCATATGTTATTATATGTGTAAATAATAATTAAGGTGATAAAATGAGAAAATATAAAAAAATAAACGATAATGGCAGACAGTATAGATGCTATGTTTGTAAAGAATCAAATATTGTAGCTCATGAACACTATGTAAAGCTGTGCCAATCATGTGGCGAATACAATGAAAAAAAACGTCTAGCCAAGCATCATTTAGAATCTTACATCGCATTGATTACAGGTGGACGAACAAAAATAGGATATCATACAGCATTACGCCTATTACGAGACGGTTCACGAGTCATTTTGACAACCCGTTTTCCGTATGATGCACTACAGCGTTATATTCAAGAGCCTGATTTTGAAAATTGGAAAGATCGCATCCATATCTACGAATTAGATTTTCGCCAAATTGAAAGGGTAGAAATGTTTGCCTGTTTCATAGATAAAGAGTTTCCCTACATGGACATCATTATAAATAATGCTGCTCAGACGGTAAGAATGTCGCAAGAGGAATATAAGGAATTAACATTAAATGAAGTGGAACTCCAAAAACAAATAATGGACAACCAACGTCTACTTGCTAACAGCACGACTATCTCTTACTTTGATAAATCTACGAATGAAACAAAAGATATTCAAAATTTACAGCTTTTTAATCAAGAAATGGGAGTAGTAAGTCACAATCATTCGTTTCAAAATTCATGGACAGCTCAATCCCATCAAATTTCCATGGTTGAAATGCTCGAAGTTCAACTAATCAACGTGACCGCTCCATTTTTGCTCAACACAAAGTTGAAGGATACTATGATGAGGAGTCCTAATCAAAATCGATTTATTGTAAACGTATCTGCAGCAGAAGGCCGATTTCAGATGAAAAGAAAAGGTGGATATCATGTCCACACCAACATGGCAAAAGCCTCGCTTAATATGATGACCCTAACCTTGTCTAAAGAGTATAAAAAGCATCGAATATTTGTAACTAGCGTAGATCCTGGCTGGGTATCAAATCAGTTTCCAGAACAGGTAAAGGCTAGTCGAGAGATAAATCTACCATTGGATTTTAATGATGCTGCTGCTAGAATTTGCGATCCAATCTATGAAGGAAAAGACGCAGAGAGACCACTCACGGGTGTGTTTTTAAAGGATTATAAACAAGTGGATTGGTAAAAGATATTCATATTATTATAACGAGAGTAGCCAGAGGCTGTCCTTGTACATCTATATATTATAAGCTCGTATAGAGGAGTGTGGATTGTTGTCAGGGTAAGTTGATACATATGGGGGATGGTCGATAGTTGGCTGTTCCTTTTTTTCGTGCTGGAGGTGAAGAGAAGATCAGCAAAAATAATGAAAAACCAAAAAGGAACAAGCCCAAGATACTGACCAAGTATGATCAATTTATTGTGTCAAGACTGAAGGCTATTCCCGTTTGGGTACGTGAAGGGACAACAGATGTGGAGATAGCGAGACGACTTAGTATTCATATTTGGACATTAGGCGACTACCGTAGAAAATATCCCAAATTTGCGG contains these protein-coding regions:
- a CDS encoding beta-glucoside-specific PTS transporter subunit IIABC, whose amino-acid sequence is MDHKKMGEDIVRLVGGEENINGLVHCATRLRFDLKDSRKAEREALEKHEGVITVVESGGQFQVVIGSHVAYVYTEIMKNMDFGSDASTAHESSGKKTSVISTIFEVISGSFSPLIPAMAGSGMLKALLTVLTLLGWMSATSDTYLILSAAGNAVFYFLPILLGITLGIKLKANPYVAGVIGAALLEPNFTGLMDKGSDVSFLGIPVVMMNYSASVFPIFISISIYALVDKFLKKIILKDLQLFLVPMLALMIMVPLSAIAFGPFGTTVGDWISSGVTWLIGVSGILSGIVLGGFMTFMVVFGLHWGFTPITIQNIGVGGDPIEAMAAAAVFAQIGVAFGIFLKAKKDKTLRTLAGSTSITGLLAGVTEPIVYGLVLRFKRVIPIVIIAGAIGGAINGHFGVKMTAYVFHNIFAIPVYTPTLVYVIAIACSFAVATVLTLIFGYESKVKGETAATVETTKTEEPLLAVTATKAVDIKKETIYSPITGKTTPLSQVNDSAFSTGAMGKGLAIEPSIGEVVAPIDGVVTSLFPTGHAIGLTSKAGTEILIHIGINTVALKGKHFNPVVQEGDIVKQGDLLIQFDREQIIEAGYEIVTPVIVTLTKHKVDVFETNQEQVQKNEVLLTLVV
- a CDS encoding glycoside hydrolase family 1 protein; translated protein: MKHNQLKAFPENFFWGGSTSAYQVEGAWDEDGKGPSVIDMANHVEGVTDFKVTSDHYHMFKEDVALMAEMGFKAYRFSIAWTRIYPQGAGEVNPKGIAFYSSLIDELIKYGIEPIVTMYHFDLPYALEQQGGWSKRETIDAFEQYAKTLFENFGDRVKYWLTINEQNMLILHPGSIGTLDTSLENPQKVLYQQNHHMLVAQAKAMVLCHEMLPDAKIGPAPNIGVIYPASSKPEDTLAADNYAAIRNWLYLDMAVFGRYNHIAWSYLVEKGYEPVIEEGDMDILAKGNPDFIAFNYYTSQTVGESLDDGNDFSHTGDQHEIVGEPGAYRGSVNPNLQTTEFGWEIDPVGFRTTLRQIYSRYRLPLIVTENGLGAFDKLEEGDVVNDPYRIDFFKKHIEQIQLAITDGVEVFGFCPWSAIDLVSTHQGSSKRYGFIYVDREEFDLKDLRRIRKQSFYWYQKLIATNGEIR
- a CDS encoding LysR family transcriptional regulator produces the protein MTLQQLKYVIEVANRGSMNEAAKRLFISQPSLSNAIRDLEEEIHITIFERTNKGISLSKEGVEFLGYARQVVEQAELLESRYLDAKPSPQHFAVSTQHYAFAVNAFVNLVNQYGQDEYELALRETKTHEIIQDVKSLRSEIGILYLNEFNAKVINKLLKDANLQFNSLFTAKPHIFISANNPLSRQSIVTIDQLHPYPYLSFEQGEYNSFHFSEEILSTLSHPKSIRVNDRATLFNLLIGLNGYTISTGVISADLNGNEIISVPLECDESINVGWICHKNVALSKLATVYVEALHEAIGE
- a CDS encoding 5-methyltetrahydropteroyltriglutamate--homocysteine S-methyltransferase, which gives rise to MSSILDNASQRKVTPFRHDMVGSFLRPQAIKDARIQFQNNEISADELRKIEDEEIIKLVEKQKSVGLQAVTDGEFRRSWWHLDFMWGLDGVEKVQLANGYQFQGVETRAETARLSGKIGHSRHPFIEDFKFLKQVAGEDAIARQTIPAPAQFLAELLRGENKESTDTYYSNLDELVTDIAKAYKSVIQALYNEGCRSLQLDDCTWGMLCDKNYWEARQHAGENVEDTKKLFARVNQETVKDLPADLVVTTHVCRGNYHSTWASSGGYEPVAETLFGIDNIDGYYLEFDTDRAGDFTPLKHLKDEKQVVLGLVSSKTGELEDKQTVINRIKEATQFVDINHICLSPQCGFASTEEGNILTEEQQWKKLAFIKEIADEIWK
- a CDS encoding IS3 family transposase (programmed frameshift), giving the protein MAKKGQSFRQYSLDVKMEAVRLVNEEHMSIREVTKQLDIRNKSQVQSWVMKHRAGENLQPTTTRQGRPKTKFSSMEEEMAYLRAEIEYFKKAVSKSTQGVTRKEARFEIIEGMRTRYSLKWLLELAHVSRAGYYKWRKTQQTTQQRKQEEELLESHMLSIHRVHPYFGYLRMTVALRREGILVNHKKVYRLMKKLGIRSVIRKKRRFFGKQASVVNANRLDRQFQADSPLSKLVTDITYIRAGERFVYLSVIQDLFNNEIVAWRLSERNDLALVSETLDVLSKNVNMEGVILHSDQGFQYTSKPFNRKLKRLGMLGSHSRRGNCLDNACIESFFSHLKTERIYLTKPGTLAEVEQHVREYISFYNENRFQKKLNNRSPIEYRETVAA
- a CDS encoding SMI1/KNR4 family protein codes for the protein MRLDVNTIVFPLPTDELLNVVERSLRVSFPKTYRFFIKENNGVVPVTNVFSFNHHEYIIEKFLCILNDIESDPINGWYDIEVIITQIGDRLTDNEDLVGMNVVPIAALFSGDLICLDFRETEEPTIVIWFHEESEEFSPMTQKVASNISEFFETLKE
- a CDS encoding SDR family NAD(P)-dependent oxidoreductase; translation: MRKYKKINDNGRQYRCYVCKESNIVAHEHYVKLCQSCGEYNEKKRLAKHHLESYIALITGGRTKIGYHTALRLLRDGSRVILTTRFPYDALQRYIQEPDFENWKDRIHIYELDFRQIERVEMFACFIDKEFPYMDIIINNAAQTVRMSQEEYKELTLNEVELQKQIMDNQRLLANSTTISYFDKSTNETKDIQNLQLFNQEMGVVSHNHSFQNSWTAQSHQISMVEMLEVQLINVTAPFLLNTKLKDTMMRSPNQNRFIVNVSAAEGRFQMKRKGGYHVHTNMAKASLNMMTLTLSKEYKKHRIFVTSVDPGWVSNQFPEQVKASREINLPLDFNDAAARICDPIYEGKDAERPLTGVFLKDYKQVDW